A part of Clostridiaceae bacterium genomic DNA contains:
- a CDS encoding sigma-70 family RNA polymerase sigma factor → MEELEKKLLDRAKNGDVVAFEELIEKHQKKVFNLALRMLGNHEDAYDIAQEVFIKVYKAIKNFKEESSFSTWIYRIATNTCLDELRRRKNKNIVYIDEDIKSEDSDMKRQLEDSGPTPDLITEKKEIKRIIYNAIEKLPDQHKSALILRDIQGFSYEEIARILECPEGTVKSRINRGRKTLKEMLEKKLELIDGYYVKSDKKEVRIR, encoded by the coding sequence GTGGAAGAACTTGAAAAAAAACTTTTGGACAGAGCTAAAAATGGGGATGTAGTGGCCTTTGAAGAGTTAATTGAAAAACATCAAAAAAAGGTATTTAATTTGGCTTTAAGAATGCTTGGCAATCATGAAGATGCATATGACATTGCCCAGGAAGTATTTATTAAGGTATATAAGGCTATAAAAAACTTTAAGGAAGAGTCCTCTTTTTCAACATGGATTTATAGAATTGCCACCAATACATGCCTTGATGAATTGAGAAGAAGAAAAAATAAAAACATTGTATATATAGATGAAGATATTAAATCCGAAGATAGTGACATGAAACGGCAATTAGAAGATAGCGGTCCTACTCCAGATTTAATAACTGAAAAGAAAGAAATAAAGAGAATAATCTATAATGCCATAGAAAAACTACCGGATCAGCATAAATCAGCCTTGATATTAAGGGATATTCAGGGATTTAGTTATGAGGAGATAGCAAGGATATTAGAGTGTCCTGAAGGTACGGTTAAATCCCGGATAAACAGAGGAAGAAAAACATTGAAGGAGATGCTTGAAAAAAAGCTGGAACTTATCGACGGATATTACGTCAAATCAGATAAAAAGGAGGTGCGGATAAGATGA
- the polA gene encoding DNA polymerase I has translation MKNGKLMLVDGNSILNRAFYALKGGSMLATSDGTYVNGVYGFINILYKYMEEEKPDYLGVAFDLKGPTFRHKEFSDYKANRKGMPEELAMQVPIIKEVLDCMNIKRLEYEGFEADDILGSVSRCAEEQGLEVVILTGDRDSLQLASETTRIKLPVTRGKSTDTEEYDYNKVIERYGITPSQFIDVKGLMGDPSDNIPGVPGIGEKTALELIKTYGSIDNVFNNIDNIKKPSIRKNLIEYKEQAFLSRKLACIDRQMPQLCKIEELKIKEFNNERLYKLFTRLEFKSMIEKFGLEEKVSSEAPKIELWVVNHSDDLISLKKRIIESGMFSIFPLIDRINNFESKIIGAGISCDEDKACYISLNGNLKEDDFLINFKDILENENIKKIGHDLKSLLVYLKKKDIELKGLAFDTMIAAYLINPSRDTYTVSELAGEYLESTITSVEDLAGKGKNFVHFSNMKTEIISPAAAAYADAILKLYPRLDSLIIQCNQRELYYEIELPLVEVLADMENWGFKIDTEKLKKLSGELQEKIDLLTQEIYMLAGEQFNINSTKQLGVILFEKLKLPILKKTKTGYSTDAEVLEELSDRHEIVSKILEYRQLVKLKSTYVDGLLPLINPYTGRIHSSFNQTVTSTGRISSTEPNLQNIPIKLVAGREIRKVFIPDGDEYILSDADYSQIELRVLAHITGDENMIKAFVNNEDIHTSTAASVFGVPIKKVTPIMRSNAKAVNFGIVYGISDFSLAKDLGITRKEARRYIDGYLSRYPKVKQYMHDIVAEASEKGYVTTLFNRRRYLPELKSKNYTIRSFGERVALNAPIQGSAADIIKIAMVKVYKELKARHLRSRLILQVHDELIVETHINEKEEVEDIIKECMENAAILKVPLVVEVKTGKSWFETK, from the coding sequence ATGAAAAATGGGAAATTAATGCTGGTAGATGGTAATAGTATACTCAACAGGGCATTTTACGCTCTGAAGGGAGGGAGTATGCTTGCTACTTCAGATGGTACATATGTTAATGGTGTATATGGTTTCATTAATATTCTTTATAAGTATATGGAGGAAGAAAAACCAGATTACCTGGGAGTGGCTTTTGATTTGAAAGGTCCAACCTTCCGCCATAAAGAGTTCTCGGACTATAAGGCAAACAGAAAAGGTATGCCGGAAGAATTAGCCATGCAGGTCCCTATAATAAAAGAAGTGCTTGATTGTATGAATATTAAAAGATTGGAATATGAAGGTTTTGAAGCCGATGATATACTGGGGTCAGTATCCCGGTGTGCTGAAGAACAGGGACTGGAAGTTGTAATACTGACAGGGGACAGGGACTCTCTGCAGTTGGCTTCGGAGACCACCAGAATTAAGCTTCCTGTTACAAGAGGAAAATCAACTGATACCGAAGAATATGATTATAACAAAGTAATAGAACGATATGGAATAACGCCTTCACAATTTATAGATGTTAAAGGCCTTATGGGAGATCCTTCGGATAATATTCCAGGTGTACCGGGTATTGGTGAAAAAACAGCCTTGGAACTTATAAAAACTTACGGAAGTATTGATAATGTATTTAATAATATTGATAATATAAAAAAGCCCAGTATCAGAAAAAATCTTATTGAATATAAAGAACAGGCTTTTTTAAGCAGAAAATTAGCATGCATAGACAGGCAAATGCCGCAATTATGCAAGATAGAAGAATTAAAGATTAAAGAATTTAATAATGAAAGACTGTATAAATTATTCACCCGGCTTGAATTTAAAAGTATGATTGAAAAATTCGGGCTTGAAGAAAAAGTTTCTTCAGAAGCACCAAAAATTGAATTATGGGTTGTTAATCATTCAGATGACTTGATTTCCCTAAAAAAAAGAATAATAGAGTCAGGGATGTTTTCAATATTTCCTCTTATTGACAGAATCAATAATTTTGAATCTAAAATTATTGGGGCAGGTATCTCCTGTGACGAGGATAAAGCATGTTATATAAGCCTAAACGGGAACTTAAAGGAAGATGATTTTTTAATTAATTTTAAAGACATATTAGAAAACGAAAATATTAAAAAAATCGGTCATGACTTAAAAAGTCTTCTGGTCTATCTTAAGAAAAAGGATATAGAATTAAAAGGACTTGCCTTTGATACTATGATTGCAGCATATTTAATAAATCCTTCAAGGGATACATATACAGTATCAGAGTTGGCAGGAGAGTATCTGGAAAGTACAATAACATCCGTTGAAGACCTGGCAGGAAAGGGAAAAAACTTTGTACATTTTTCAAATATGAAAACAGAAATAATTTCTCCTGCCGCAGCAGCCTATGCAGATGCTATACTGAAGCTTTATCCCAGGCTTGATTCTCTGATTATCCAATGCAATCAGAGAGAATTGTATTACGAGATAGAGCTTCCTCTTGTCGAAGTGTTGGCAGATATGGAGAACTGGGGATTCAAGATTGATACTGAAAAGTTAAAGAAACTTTCTGGTGAATTGCAGGAAAAGATTGATTTACTTACTCAAGAAATATATATGCTGGCAGGCGAGCAGTTTAATATTAATTCAACCAAACAGTTAGGGGTAATACTGTTTGAAAAGCTTAAACTGCCTATACTGAAAAAAACAAAAACTGGTTATTCAACTGATGCAGAAGTGCTTGAAGAGCTATCTGACCGTCATGAGATTGTATCAAAAATACTGGAATACAGACAATTGGTAAAACTTAAATCCACTTATGTGGATGGATTGCTGCCATTGATTAATCCATATACAGGAAGAATACATTCCAGTTTTAATCAAACTGTCACTTCAACAGGAAGAATAAGCAGTACAGAACCAAATTTGCAAAATATTCCTATAAAGCTTGTAGCAGGCAGGGAAATAAGAAAGGTATTTATACCTGACGGAGATGAATATATATTATCAGATGCAGATTATTCTCAGATAGAGCTAAGGGTACTTGCCCATATTACCGGGGATGAGAACATGATTAAAGCTTTTGTCAACAATGAGGATATTCATACATCTACTGCGGCCAGTGTTTTTGGGGTACCCATTAAAAAGGTCACGCCCATTATGAGATCAAACGCAAAGGCAGTTAATTTCGGAATAGTATATGGAATAAGTGATTTCAGCCTTGCCAAGGATTTAGGTATTACCAGGAAAGAAGCTAGAAGATACATTGACGGGTATCTGAGCAGATATCCAAAGGTTAAACAGTATATGCATGATATTGTTGCCGAAGCTTCAGAAAAAGGATATGTGACAACATTATTTAACAGAAGACGATATCTTCCTGAATTAAAGTCAAAGAATTATACTATCAGGTCTTTTGGCGAAAGGGTCGCACTGAATGCCCCCATCCAGGGAAGTGCTGCAGATATTATTAAAATTGCAATGGTGAAGGTATACAAAGAATTAAAGGCCAGACATTTGCGTTCAAGGCTGATTCTGCAAGTACACGATGAGCTTATTGTAGAAACTCATATAAATGAAAAAGAAGAAGTTGAAGATATAATAAAGGAATGTATGGAAAACGCAGCAATACTGAAAGTGCCGTTGGTTGTTGAGGTAAAGACCGGAAAGAGCTGGTTTGAGACCAAGTAG
- a CDS encoding zf-HC2 domain-containing protein, with amino-acid sequence MNCAKVNMLMFDYIDNQLDYQQRSQFEEHLKNCSSCRDELYKYELIIGLCKDIEEEELPSDFKAKLHERLINESNNKIDFSRKSLFSSKYIKTFTALAAGLLLVILFRGVFLNQYIFNTKVKMDDSSGKLSSAAYSASVSQEEPNVAEDSAMEADNSGNEFFIMAEGEVMQHSAATTDSARSFVERGMSATTKSGEGAADESITTVDIVLKLDNADSRFEDLRLFIMDNGAEPVEKEEDIKKEENSDKSDALQQYSICTGPTQKYNVINAKVPDMLYDSLMEKLTKRYGTENLIIENINSQDIAPLKKALTDTLNNIDKEYKNAQDIDVMKQSIRDEIEKLVFNAGYMYINVKVVEKEE; translated from the coding sequence ATGAATTGTGCTAAAGTAAATATGCTAATGTTTGATTATATAGATAATCAACTTGATTATCAGCAACGTAGCCAATTTGAAGAGCACCTTAAAAATTGCAGTTCATGCAGAGATGAACTGTATAAATATGAATTAATAATAGGATTGTGTAAGGATATTGAAGAAGAGGAACTTCCATCAGATTTTAAAGCTAAATTGCATGAAAGGTTAATAAATGAAAGTAATAATAAAATAGATTTTTCCAGAAAATCCTTATTCAGCAGTAAATATATTAAGACATTTACTGCACTGGCTGCAGGATTGCTTTTAGTAATACTTTTCAGAGGAGTATTTCTTAACCAGTATATATTTAATACAAAGGTAAAAATGGATGATTCATCCGGTAAACTTTCATCTGCGGCTTATTCAGCCTCAGTAAGCCAGGAAGAGCCAAATGTTGCAGAAGATTCTGCAATGGAGGCAGATAATTCTGGTAATGAGTTTTTTATTATGGCAGAGGGAGAAGTAATGCAACATTCTGCAGCCACTACAGATTCTGCCCGGTCTTTTGTAGAAAGAGGCATGTCAGCGACAACCAAGAGTGGTGAAGGGGCCGCCGATGAGAGCATTACCACTGTAGATATAGTATTGAAGTTAGATAACGCAGATTCCAGATTTGAAGATTTAAGGCTTTTTATCATGGATAACGGTGCTGAACCCGTGGAAAAAGAAGAGGACATAAAAAAGGAAGAGAACAGCGATAAAAGTGATGCATTGCAGCAGTATTCAATCTGTACCGGACCAACGCAAAAATATAATGTTATCAATGCAAAAGTGCCGGATATGTTATATGACAGCTTAATGGAGAAACTTACAAAAAGATATGGTACTGAAAACTTAATTATTGAGAATATTAACTCCCAGGATATTGCTCCCTTGAAGAAAGCTCTGACTGACACATTGAATAATATTGATAAAGAATACAAAAATGCTCAGGATATCGATGTAATGAAACAATCTATAAGAGATGAAATTGAGAAGTTAGTCTTTAATGCAGGTTATATGTATATTAACGTAAAGGTCGTTGAAAAAGAAGAATAA
- a CDS encoding UDP-N-acetylglucosamine 1-carboxyvinyltransferase, with protein MSKLIITGGKKLNGEILVEGSKNAVLPILAATVLNSGISVIKNCPKLRDVEVALEILKSVGCKIKWEKDVVTVDSSTITETKIPVDLATEMRSSIIFLGPMLARCGKVTISYPGGCVTLLTKYIKFI; from the coding sequence ATGAGCAAATTAATTATAACAGGTGGTAAGAAATTAAATGGTGAAATTTTGGTTGAGGGCTCAAAAAATGCCGTATTGCCCATTCTTGCTGCCACTGTATTAAACAGTGGCATTAGTGTCATTAAAAACTGTCCTAAACTCAGGGATGTTGAAGTTGCATTGGAGATATTAAAAAGTGTAGGTTGTAAGATTAAATGGGAAAAAGATGTAGTAACGGTAGATAGTTCTACCATAACTGAGACGAAGATTCCTGTAGACCTTGCTACCGAAATGAGGTCATCCATTATTTTTCTGGGACCTATGCTTGCCAGGTGCGGAAAAGTTACTATAAGCTATCCGGGTGGATGTGTTACTTTATTGACAAAATATATTAAGTTTATATGA
- the murG gene encoding undecaprenyldiphospho-muramoylpentapeptide beta-N-acetylglucosaminyltransferase → MNVLISGGGTAGHINPGIAIAKFVRSKHPDANILFVGTRRGMEGKLVPAEGFNIKFIKVRGFKRSLSFDNLVVVKELFEGLREAKKIINEFKPDIVIGTGGYVCGPVVYMAWRMKIPTLIHEQNAFPGVTNRILARFVNAVAISFKESEKYFKHPEKLVYTGNPIRQEIIQSKRSSAREKLGLKPGEKLVVIAGGSLGAQKINQVVTSMLLKYGKLIDYNIIFSTGNSQYETVKKSLEGFSKPSIKIVPYIYDAADVYAAADIMVCRSGAITCSEVTVLGLPAIMIPSPNVVANHQEYNARSLEKQGAAVVILEKDFNEEVLYSQIDKLLMDETKLHKMSANSKKIGIQNASEKIYEVIEKLISNE, encoded by the coding sequence TTGAATGTATTAATATCAGGAGGCGGAACAGCGGGACACATTAATCCCGGAATTGCCATAGCCAAATTTGTCAGGAGCAAGCACCCGGATGCTAATATTCTATTTGTTGGTACCAGGAGAGGCATGGAAGGGAAACTGGTACCTGCAGAAGGATTTAATATAAAGTTCATAAAAGTAAGGGGATTTAAAAGGAGCCTTTCCTTTGACAATCTGGTTGTGGTGAAGGAGCTTTTTGAAGGCCTGAGAGAGGCTAAAAAAATAATAAATGAGTTTAAACCTGATATTGTAATAGGAACAGGAGGATATGTATGCGGACCTGTGGTATATATGGCCTGGAGAATGAAGATACCAACGCTTATTCATGAGCAGAATGCTTTCCCTGGGGTTACTAACAGGATTTTAGCCAGGTTTGTTAATGCTGTAGCAATAAGTTTCAAAGAATCGGAGAAGTACTTCAAACATCCTGAGAAACTGGTATATACAGGCAACCCTATCAGACAGGAAATAATACAGTCTAAGAGGTCCTCTGCTAGAGAAAAGCTTGGTTTAAAACCTGGAGAAAAGCTTGTGGTAATTGCGGGAGGAAGCCTTGGAGCTCAGAAAATAAATCAGGTTGTAACCAGCATGCTTTTGAAGTATGGGAAATTAATTGATTACAATATTATATTTTCAACAGGCAACTCCCAATATGAAACCGTAAAGAAATCCTTGGAGGGTTTTTCCAAACCTTCTATAAAGATTGTTCCTTATATATATGATGCGGCTGATGTGTATGCCGCCGCCGATATTATGGTATGCCGGTCCGGTGCAATTACCTGCAGTGAAGTTACTGTACTTGGACTTCCGGCCATAATGATACCCTCACCAAATGTTGTCGCAAACCACCAGGAGTATAATGCCAGATCATTAGAAAAACAAGGGGCTGCTGTGGTTATTCTTGAAAAGGATTTTAATGAAGAGGTGTTGTATAGTCAAATAGATAAATTGCTTATGGATGAAACAAAGTTACATAAAATGTCTGCTAATTCTAAGAAAATTGGCATTCAAAATGCATCTGAAAAGATTTATGAAGTTATAGAAAAGTTAATAAGTAACGAATAG